One genomic segment of Roseovarius carneus includes these proteins:
- a CDS encoding protein adenylyltransferase SelO gives MMIKFDNSYARLPEGFYTRIAPRAVAAPALLAFNTGLAEELGLSLDYAAMAPVFAGSELPDGAEPIAQVYAGHQFGGFSPQLGDGRAVLLGEVIDPAGHRRDIQLKGSGPTPYSRNGDGRAWLGPVLREYVVSEAMHALGVPTTRALAAALTGEPIYRQEGAVPGAVLTRVASSHIRVGTFQYFAARRDVEALHALYDYTAARHYPDANGPADFLRAVCAAQAELVAHWMSLGFIHGVMNTDNTALSGETIDYGPCAFMDVYHPVTVFSSIDAQGRYAYDNQAHVIVWNMAQLATSLVPLMPDRDAAIEEFTAIIHAMPALVDAAWLRRMGAKIGLKEATEADKPLIEGLLERMQAGRADFTNTFRALTEGAARDQFLDPAAFDQWEPEWRARIEREADPSALMQASNPWVIPRNHRIEEMILAAREGDFAPFERLLSVLSKPFEAQPGVEDLRRPPEPSEVVQQTFCGT, from the coding sequence ATGATGATCAAATTTGACAATAGCTACGCCCGCCTGCCCGAAGGCTTCTACACACGGATCGCCCCGCGCGCCGTGGCCGCACCTGCGCTTTTGGCGTTCAACACCGGCCTTGCCGAAGAGTTGGGGCTGAGCCTTGATTACGCCGCCATGGCCCCGGTGTTTGCGGGCAGCGAGCTGCCTGATGGGGCCGAGCCGATTGCGCAGGTCTATGCGGGGCACCAATTTGGCGGCTTCTCCCCACAGCTCGGTGATGGGCGGGCAGTCCTGCTGGGCGAGGTCATAGACCCCGCTGGGCATCGGCGCGATATTCAGCTCAAGGGCTCCGGCCCTACCCCCTATAGCCGCAATGGCGATGGGCGCGCGTGGCTGGGCCCCGTGCTGCGTGAATATGTCGTCAGCGAGGCAATGCACGCGCTTGGCGTGCCCACCACCCGCGCGCTGGCCGCCGCCCTGACGGGCGAGCCGATCTACCGTCAGGAAGGGGCCGTGCCCGGCGCGGTTCTGACCCGCGTTGCGTCAAGCCATATCCGCGTCGGCACGTTTCAGTATTTCGCCGCGCGCCGCGATGTGGAGGCGCTCCACGCACTTTATGACTACACTGCCGCGCGCCATTACCCGGACGCAAACGGCCCGGCGGATTTCTTGCGCGCGGTCTGCGCCGCGCAGGCCGAATTGGTGGCCCATTGGATGTCGCTCGGCTTCATCCACGGGGTGATGAACACAGACAACACGGCCCTTTCGGGCGAGACAATTGATTACGGCCCCTGCGCCTTCATGGATGTCTATCACCCGGTCACGGTCTTCAGTTCAATCGACGCGCAGGGGCGTTATGCCTATGATAATCAGGCACATGTGATCGTCTGGAATATGGCGCAGCTGGCCACATCGCTTGTGCCGCTGATGCCAGACAGGGACGCCGCGATTGAGGAGTTTACCGCGATCATTCACGCCATGCCTGCGCTGGTGGATGCCGCATGGCTGCGCCGGATGGGTGCCAAGATCGGCCTCAAAGAGGCCACGGAGGCAGACAAGCCGCTCATTGAGGGGCTGCTCGAACGGATGCAGGCGGGGCGCGCGGATTTTACCAACACATTCCGCGCGCTCACCGAAGGGGCTGCGCGGGATCAGTTTCTGGACCCTGCCGCCTTTGATCAATGGGAGCCGGAGTGGCGCGCGCGAATCGAACGCGAGGCAGACCCGTCAGCCCTGATGCAGGCCTCCAACCCTTGGGTCATCCCCCGCAACCACCGGATCGAAGAGATGATCCTGGCCGCGCGCGAGGGAGATTTCGCCCCCTTCGAGCGGCTTCTTAGCGTGCTCTCCAAGCCCTTTGAGGCGCAGCCGGGCGTGGAGGATTTACGCCGCCCGCCCGAGCCCTCGGAAGTGGTGCAACAAACCTTCTGCGGCACATGA
- a CDS encoding SspB family protein: MSDRIDYGNLMHRAMRSLIQEVLEDVQENGLPGAHHFFITFDTTHPDAKLADWLRERYPSEMTVVMQHWYDNLEVTDKGFSVSLNFGDAPEALVVPYDAILTFVDPSVEFGLRFETPEEEDEEDEDAPSPDDSSTKQAEVVSLDTFRK, from the coding sequence ATGTCCGATAGAATTGACTATGGCAACCTGATGCACCGCGCCATGCGGAGCCTGATCCAAGAGGTGCTGGAAGATGTGCAGGAAAACGGCCTGCCAGGCGCGCATCATTTCTTCATCACATTCGACACGACGCACCCGGACGCAAAGCTCGCGGATTGGCTGCGCGAACGCTATCCCAGCGAGATGACCGTGGTGATGCAGCATTGGTATGACAATCTTGAGGTCACGGACAAAGGCTTCTCCGTTTCACTCAATTTTGGCGACGCGCCCGAAGCGCTTGTGGTGCCATATGACGCGATCCTGACCTTCGTAGACCCCTCGGTCGAATTTGGGCTGCGCTTCGAGACGCCGGAGGAGGAGGACGAAGAAGACGAGGACGCGCCATCCCCCGACGACAGCTCTACCAAGCAGGCAGAGGTGGTCAGCCTCGATACCTTCCGCAAGTAA
- the fumC gene encoding class II fumarate hydratase, with product MTATRTETDSFGPLEVPADKYWGAQTQRSILNFPIGWEKQPVAIVRALGVIKQACAEANVTLGKLDTARGEAIIEAASEVVAGKLDDNFPLVVWQTGSGTQSNMNANEVIANRAIEIMGGVIGSKDPVHPNDHCNMGQSSNDTFPTAMHISTAMMARDMLLPGLRKLHASLEEKIASFDGIIKIGRTHTQDATPLTLSQEFSGYAHQVAMGIKRVETSLEGIYELAQGGTAVGTGLNTNPGWDVMVAQNMAKITGLPFVTAPNKFEALAAHDAMVEISGSLKTVAGSLFKIANDIRLLGSGPRCGLGELILPENEPGSSIMPGKVNPTQCEALTQVCAHVMGNDAAVGFAGSQGHFELNVYKPMMAYNVLQSMQLLGDAAGTFTDNLMAGLDADRTRIDKLMRESLMLVTALAPEIGYDNATKVAKTAHKNGTTLREEAIALGFVDGETFDRVVRPENMVGPK from the coding sequence ATGACCGCCACCCGCACTGAAACCGATAGTTTTGGCCCTCTTGAGGTCCCCGCAGACAAGTATTGGGGCGCGCAAACGCAACGCTCGATCCTGAATTTCCCCATCGGGTGGGAAAAACAGCCCGTGGCCATTGTTCGCGCGCTTGGCGTGATCAAACAGGCCTGCGCTGAGGCGAATGTGACGCTGGGCAAGCTGGACACGGCGCGCGGAGAAGCAATTATCGAGGCCGCATCCGAGGTTGTCGCGGGCAAGCTCGACGACAATTTCCCGCTGGTGGTGTGGCAGACCGGGTCGGGCACGCAATCCAACATGAACGCCAATGAGGTGATCGCCAACCGCGCGATTGAGATCATGGGCGGCGTGATCGGCTCCAAGGACCCGGTGCATCCCAACGACCATTGCAATATGGGGCAATCGTCCAACGACACCTTCCCTACGGCGATGCATATCTCGACCGCGATGATGGCGCGCGACATGCTGCTGCCGGGCCTGCGCAAGCTTCATGCGTCACTTGAAGAAAAGATCGCAAGTTTCGATGGAATAATAAAAATTGGCCGCACCCACACTCAAGACGCGACCCCTCTGACGCTGAGTCAGGAATTTTCGGGCTATGCCCATCAGGTCGCCATGGGGATCAAGCGGGTCGAGACCTCGCTTGAAGGCATCTATGAGCTGGCCCAAGGCGGCACAGCCGTGGGCACCGGCCTCAACACAAACCCCGGTTGGGACGTGATGGTGGCCCAGAACATGGCCAAGATCACCGGCCTGCCCTTCGTCACCGCCCCCAACAAGTTTGAGGCGCTGGCCGCCCATGACGCGATGGTGGAAATCTCCGGATCGCTGAAAACCGTGGCCGGGTCGCTCTTCAAGATCGCAAACGATATCCGCCTGCTCGGCTCCGGCCCGCGCTGCGGCCTGGGCGAGCTGATCCTGCCCGAAAACGAGCCGGGCAGCTCGATCATGCCCGGCAAGGTGAACCCCACTCAATGCGAGGCGCTGACCCAAGTCTGCGCGCATGTTATGGGCAATGATGCCGCCGTGGGCTTTGCCGGCTCTCAGGGGCATTTTGAGCTGAACGTCTACAAACCTATGATGGCCTATAACGTGCTGCAATCCATGCAGCTTCTGGGCGATGCGGCGGGTACGTTCACCGATAATCTCATGGCCGGGCTCGACGCGGACCGCACACGGATCGACAAGCTGATGCGCGAATCGCTGATGCTTGTCACGGCGCTCGCGCCCGAAATTGGCTATGATAACGCGACAAAAGTGGCCAAGACGGCCCATAAGAACGGCACCACATTGCGCGAAGAGGCGATTGCCTTGGGCTTTGTGGATGGCGAAACATTCGACCGCGTTGTGCGGCCCGAGAACATGGTAGGACCAAAATGA
- the chrA gene encoding chromate efflux transporter, with product MDMPLSDFLRSFARIGLLSFGGPAAQISLMHSELVEHRGWMSEPQFLGALSFCMLLPGPEAMQLATYAGWKLRGTVGGLIAGLFFVLPGAAVILALALAYIALGQVPLVQAVFLGIKAAVVIIVIKALWSLSQKALKGAAHWALAALGFAAIFFAGLPFPLIIALAALYGALSAGAAPGDAAPLPRGQFGRSAKGAVIFAVLWALPVLAVWASGAEFLTEIALFFSKLAVVTFGGAYAVLAYMTQAVVETHGWLSTAQMIDALGLAETTPGPLILVTQFVALLAGYYEGGLGLALAAGALTLWVTFLPCFLWIFAGAPYLEWLLAQPRLKGALAAISASVVGVILNLSLWFALHVLFGEVGETAFGPRPVWSSFSLPAAALTALAGVLMLGLRVPMLPALGLMAAAGGVLGMAL from the coding sequence ATGGACATGCCGCTGAGCGATTTCCTGCGCAGCTTCGCGCGTATCGGTCTTCTCTCCTTCGGTGGGCCCGCCGCGCAGATATCCCTCATGCATAGCGAGCTGGTGGAGCACCGTGGATGGATGAGTGAGCCGCAGTTTCTGGGTGCGTTGTCCTTCTGCATGCTCCTGCCGGGACCCGAGGCAATGCAACTGGCCACCTATGCCGGGTGGAAGCTGCGCGGCACGGTGGGCGGGTTGATCGCCGGGCTTTTCTTCGTGCTGCCCGGTGCGGCGGTCATCCTCGCGCTCGCGCTCGCTTATATCGCGCTTGGGCAAGTGCCGCTGGTTCAAGCCGTCTTTCTGGGGATCAAGGCGGCGGTGGTTATCATCGTGATCAAGGCGCTTTGGAGCCTCAGCCAGAAGGCGCTGAAAGGGGCCGCGCATTGGGCGCTTGCCGCACTGGGTTTTGCCGCGATCTTCTTCGCGGGGCTGCCCTTCCCGCTGATCATTGCGCTGGCCGCTCTTTATGGCGCGCTGAGCGCCGGGGCAGCACCAGGCGATGCGGCGCCACTGCCACGGGGCCAGTTTGGCCGCTCTGCCAAGGGCGCGGTGATCTTTGCAGTGCTGTGGGCGCTGCCCGTGCTGGCCGTCTGGGCCTCGGGTGCAGAGTTCCTTACGGAAATCGCGCTCTTCTTCAGCAAACTGGCCGTGGTGACATTTGGCGGCGCCTACGCCGTTCTCGCTTATATGACACAGGCCGTGGTGGAGACACATGGCTGGCTCAGCACCGCACAGATGATCGACGCGCTGGGGCTTGCGGAAACCACCCCCGGCCCGCTCATTCTGGTGACGCAGTTCGTGGCGCTTCTGGCGGGCTATTACGAGGGCGGGCTTGGGCTGGCCCTTGCGGCGGGCGCGCTCACACTTTGGGTGACGTTTCTGCCCTGTTTTCTATGGATATTCGCCGGTGCACCCTATCTGGAGTGGCTTCTGGCGCAGCCCCGGCTCAAAGGCGCGCTGGCCGCGATTTCCGCCTCTGTGGTGGGCGTGATCCTGAACCTGTCGCTGTGGTTCGCGCTTCATGTCCTCTTTGGCGAGGTGGGCGAGACGGCTTTTGGCCCCCGTCCCGTCTGGTCCAGTTTCTCCCTCCCCGCCGCAGCCCTCACCGCGTTGGCGGGCGTGCTCATGCTGGGCCTGCGGGTGCCAATGCTGCCCGCATTGGGGCTTATGGCGGCGGCAGGCGGAGTGCTGGGCATGGCCCTCTGA
- a CDS encoding DUF4169 family protein — MSAPVNMNKAKKERNRASRRARADENAVAFGQTKSQKELLKAKAAQIAKNLDAKKRET; from the coding sequence ATGAGCGCCCCAGTGAACATGAACAAGGCCAAGAAAGAGCGCAACCGCGCCTCCCGCCGGGCCCGCGCGGATGAAAATGCCGTGGCCTTTGGCCAGACCAAGAGCCAGAAAGAACTGCTCAAGGCCAAGGCAGCGCAGATCGCCAAAAATCTGGACGCTAAAAAACGCGAGACATGA
- a CDS encoding thiamine diphosphokinase, which yields MNLKMIVQDLGPITLLGGGAATQEQLHAAMGIAPVAVAADGGAQLALTHGVDVRAVIGDFDSISEDVRAAVPAENLHHIPEQDSTDFEKCLARIKAPLILGVGFAGGRMDHQMAACNALVRAAHQRCVLLGSDDLIFLAPPSLRLDLPEGARVSLFPLGAVEGVSDGLEWPIQGLNFAPDRQISTSNRALGPVFLSMTAPKMLVMVAPEHLEMVVASLLAAPNWGR from the coding sequence GTGAATTTGAAAATGATTGTGCAGGATTTGGGACCAATCACGCTGCTGGGTGGCGGTGCGGCGACGCAAGAGCAATTGCACGCGGCGATGGGGATCGCCCCCGTGGCGGTGGCGGCGGATGGCGGCGCGCAGTTGGCGTTAACCCACGGGGTTGATGTGCGGGCGGTGATCGGCGATTTCGATTCGATATCTGAGGATGTGCGCGCCGCCGTGCCCGCTGAAAACCTGCATCATATCCCCGAGCAAGACAGCACGGATTTTGAGAAATGCCTCGCGCGGATCAAAGCGCCCCTTATCCTCGGGGTGGGCTTTGCAGGCGGGCGGATGGATCATCAGATGGCCGCGTGTAATGCGCTGGTGCGGGCGGCGCATCAGCGCTGTGTGCTTTTGGGCAGTGACGATCTGATCTTTCTCGCACCGCCCAGTTTGCGGCTCGATCTGCCCGAGGGGGCGCGTGTGTCGCTTTTTCCGCTGGGCGCGGTTGAGGGCGTGTCGGATGGGCTTGAGTGGCCCATTCAGGGGCTGAACTTTGCGCCCGACCGTCAGATCAGCACATCTAACAGGGCGCTGGGGCCTGTTTTTCTTAGCATGACCGCGCCGAAAATGCTGGTGATGGTGGCGCCCGAGCATCTGGAGATGGTGGTGGCGTCGCTTCTGGCCGCGCCGAATTGGGGCCGGTGA
- a CDS encoding DMT family transporter yields MKGLPKAERPTLGILLMVGFALTAPLMDSFAKMIGDALAVGQVAATRFAVQAALLLPLAIAMGCLHRPLRAEMGLHLIRAALILTATGFFFYALRYMPIADAIAIFFVEPFILTLLGALLLGEAIGARRILACTVGFVGALLIIQPTFVDVGLVALAPLVTALLFAFYMILTRKMAQRMHPITLQTYTSLAALVIAVPLLTIFNNTGVTELDPSWPAARELWLLLGVGVVATLSHICISYALSFAPASTIAPIHYLEIVSATALGFWIFGDLPDGLSIIGIALIVGSGFYVFLRERKMELAIERRVPPQP; encoded by the coding sequence ATGAAAGGCCTGCCAAAAGCCGAGCGGCCCACACTCGGCATATTGCTGATGGTGGGGTTTGCCCTCACCGCGCCGCTGATGGACAGCTTCGCCAAAATGATCGGCGATGCGCTGGCCGTGGGCCAGGTGGCGGCAACCCGATTTGCGGTTCAGGCCGCTTTGCTGCTGCCGCTGGCCATCGCCATGGGATGCCTGCACAGGCCATTGCGCGCCGAGATGGGCCTGCACCTCATTCGCGCGGCGCTCATTCTCACCGCCACCGGATTTTTCTTCTACGCTTTGCGCTACATGCCAATCGCAGATGCTATCGCGATCTTCTTTGTGGAGCCGTTCATCCTGACCCTTCTGGGGGCGCTCCTGCTGGGGGAGGCAATCGGGGCGCGGCGCATCCTTGCCTGCACCGTGGGCTTTGTGGGCGCGCTTTTGATCATTCAGCCCACATTCGTGGATGTGGGCCTTGTCGCGCTGGCGCCTCTGGTGACGGCCCTGCTCTTTGCCTTCTACATGATCCTGACCCGTAAGATGGCGCAGCGCATGCACCCCATAACCTTGCAAACCTATACCAGCCTTGCCGCACTGGTGATCGCCGTGCCCCTCCTTACGATCTTCAACAATACCGGCGTGACCGAGCTTGACCCAAGCTGGCCTGCCGCCCGCGAGCTATGGTTACTCTTAGGCGTCGGCGTGGTCGCCACGCTCAGCCATATCTGCATCAGCTACGCGCTCAGCTTCGCCCCCGCCTCCACCATCGCGCCCATCCACTACCTTGAGATTGTCAGCGCCACCGCACTGGGCTTTTGGATCTTCGGGGACCTGCCTGATGGGCTGAGCATTATTGGCATCGCGCTCATTGTGGGCTCAGGCTTTTACGTTTTCCTGCGCGAACGCAAAATGGAACTGGCGATAGAGCGCCGCGTCCCCCCGCAGCCCTGA
- a CDS encoding ribbon-helix-helix domain-containing protein: MSRRPVKHSLTLKGHRTSVSLEAEFWQAFREIAASKDTAINVLAAEIDADRGTDMGLASAIRLYVLRHYRRPSTGAALSGGQ, from the coding sequence ATGAGCAGGCGGCCTGTCAAACATTCGCTCACCCTCAAGGGGCATCGTACCTCGGTGTCGCTTGAGGCAGAGTTTTGGCAGGCCTTTCGCGAGATTGCAGCGTCAAAAGATACGGCGATCAACGTGCTGGCCGCAGAAATTGACGCGGACCGAGGCACAGATATGGGGCTCGCTTCGGCCATCCGGCTCTATGTGTTACGCCACTACCGGCGCCCGTCCACCGGCGCGGCCCTGTCCGGTGGACAATGA
- a CDS encoding GNAT family N-acetyltransferase, whose protein sequence is MTAMTLGKPEDIDRLLPLIAAFHTEEGIDLSDAARRAAVLPLLEGSPHGAIYVIGPSRAPIGYACVSFGWSLEYGGLDGILDEIYIRPGVRGRGIGLEVLRGLPKALGAAGMKAIHLEVRGDNAKARALYEALHFELREGYGLMSRVL, encoded by the coding sequence ATGACCGCGATGACACTTGGCAAACCTGAAGATATCGACCGGCTTTTGCCATTGATTGCGGCGTTCCACACCGAAGAGGGCATTGATCTGAGCGATGCTGCACGGCGCGCGGCTGTGCTGCCTTTGCTGGAGGGATCACCGCATGGGGCGATCTATGTGATCGGGCCATCGCGCGCGCCGATTGGGTATGCCTGCGTCAGTTTTGGCTGGTCGCTGGAATATGGCGGGCTCGACGGGATTTTGGACGAGATCTATATCCGGCCCGGCGTGCGCGGACGCGGGATCGGGCTGGAAGTGCTGCGCGGGCTGCCCAAGGCGCTTGGCGCGGCGGGCATGAAGGCGATCCATTTGGAAGTGCGCGGCGATAACGCCAAGGCACGCGCGCTTTACGAGGCGCTACATTTTGAGCTGCGCGAGGGCTATGGCCTGATGTCTCGCGTGCTTTGA
- a CDS encoding L-serine ammonia-lyase, whose amino-acid sequence MFLSVFEMFKVGIGPSSSHTMGPMVAASMFLDKMRGAPFQYAGIRGSLHGSLAFTGVGHATDRATILGLAGFLPETYDAEKAEAALADIHATHTLRPEGLPELAFHPKDDLVFDFGPNLPGHANGMVLMATDAQGDVILQETYYSIGGGFVMTEAELAAGRNTDEGAPVPYPFKSAAEMLEMAQSSGKSIAAMKRANEVSRKAEVDMTTGVKRIWQVMDDCIERGMVTDGILPGGLKVKRRAKGIRDALIAERGTNLSAPHKINDWMSTYAMAVNEENAAGGQVVTAPTNGAAGVVPAVIKYWLEHVPGASEAQVEEFLLTAAAIGGLVKYNASISGAEAGCQAEVGSAAAMGAAGLCAVLGGTPEQIENAAEIALEHHLGMTCDPVAGLVQVPCIERNGLGAIKAVSAASLALRGDGTHLVPLDACIETMRQTGADMMDKYKETSLGGLAVNVPNC is encoded by the coding sequence ATGTTTCTGTCTGTGTTTGAGATGTTCAAAGTGGGTATTGGCCCGTCGTCGTCGCACACGATGGGGCCTATGGTCGCCGCCTCCATGTTTCTGGACAAAATGCGCGGCGCACCGTTTCAATATGCGGGTATCCGCGGCTCGCTGCATGGCAGCCTTGCGTTTACAGGCGTGGGCCATGCGACGGACCGCGCGACGATCCTCGGCCTTGCGGGGTTCCTGCCCGAGACATATGACGCAGAAAAGGCCGAAGCCGCACTGGCCGATATCCACGCGACGCATACCCTGCGCCCCGAAGGCCTGCCGGAGCTGGCCTTTCACCCCAAGGACGATCTGGTGTTCGATTTTGGTCCCAACCTCCCCGGCCACGCCAACGGTATGGTCCTGATGGCCACGGATGCGCAGGGCGACGTGATCTTGCAGGAGACCTATTACTCCATCGGCGGCGGCTTCGTGATGACCGAGGCAGAGCTTGCCGCCGGGCGCAACACCGATGAGGGCGCGCCCGTCCCCTACCCGTTCAAATCCGCCGCCGAGATGCTGGAGATGGCCCAAAGCTCGGGCAAATCCATCGCCGCGATGAAGCGCGCCAATGAGGTGTCGCGCAAGGCCGAGGTGGATATGACCACGGGCGTCAAACGCATCTGGCAGGTGATGGATGATTGTATCGAGCGCGGCATGGTCACCGATGGAATCCTGCCCGGCGGCCTGAAGGTCAAACGCCGCGCCAAGGGCATCCGCGACGCGCTGATCGCAGAGCGCGGCACCAACCTCAGCGCACCGCACAAGATCAATGACTGGATGAGCACCTATGCCATGGCCGTCAATGAGGAGAACGCGGCGGGCGGTCAGGTGGTCACAGCCCCCACCAACGGTGCGGCAGGCGTGGTGCCTGCGGTGATCAAATACTGGCTGGAGCATGTGCCCGGCGCGTCCGAGGCGCAGGTGGAGGAATTTCTGCTCACCGCTGCCGCCATTGGGGGGCTGGTGAAATACAACGCCTCCATCTCGGGCGCCGAGGCCGGGTGTCAGGCCGAAGTGGGCAGCGCCGCCGCCATGGGGGCCGCTGGCCTCTGCGCCGTTCTGGGCGGCACGCCCGAGCAGATTGAAAACGCCGCCGAGATCGCGCTGGAGCATCACCTCGGCATGACCTGCGACCCGGTTGCGGGCCTTGTCCAAGTGCCCTGCATTGAGCGCAACGGGCTGGGCGCGATCAAGGCCGTCTCGGCGGCAAGCCTCGCGCTGCGCGGCGATGGTACGCATCTTGTCCCGCTTGATGCCTGTATCGAGACGATGCGCCAGACGGGCGCGGATATGATGGACAAATACAAAGAGACGTCGCTTGGCGGGCTCGCTGTGAACGTGCCGAACTGCTGA